A stretch of Pempheris klunzingeri isolate RE-2024b chromosome 19, fPemKlu1.hap1, whole genome shotgun sequence DNA encodes these proteins:
- the tacr1b gene encoding tachykinin receptor 1b: MDCLSNGTDLNTSGTNVSVNCSDGFNQFVQPVWQISLWAVAYCSIVAVSVVGNIVVIWIILAHKRMRTVTNYFLVNLAFAEAAMSAFNTVINFAYAVHNEWYFGLVYCRFHNFFPIAAIFASIYSMTAIALDRYMAIIHPLQQRLTSTETRVVIGVIWMLALLLAFPQYYFSSTAVLPGRTVCYIDWPEYTTVDFRKIYYVCVTVLIYFLPLCIMGCAYTTVGFTLWASEIPGDSSDHYKEQLIAKRKVVKMMIVVVCTFAGCWLPYHIYFLLHQFFPDVFEQRYIQQVYLTIMWLAMSSTMYNPIIYYCLNSRFRAGFQQVFCCCAPTVAKEELELKSPRYLHTQVSIYRGSRMETVVSTGVHPAAVEQKRVELPSCGALSQPRLELTSNGSGSPMFPKSPDSPSE, from the exons ATGGACTGTCTCTCCAACGGCACCGATTTGAACACGAGCGGCACCAACGTGTCCGTGAACTGCAGCGACGGCTTCAACCAGTTCGTGCAGCCGGTGTGGCAGATCTCCCTGTGGGCTGTCGCCTACTGCAGCATCGTGGCGGTGTCTGTGGTCGGTAACATTGTGGTCATCTGGATTATTCTGGCGCACAAACGAATGAGGACCGTCACCAACTACTTTCTG GTGAACCTGGCCTTCGCCGAGGCGGCCATGTCAGCCTTCAACACGGTCATCAACTTTGCCTACGCCGTCCACAACGAGTGGTACTTCGGTTTGGTTTACTGCCGCTTCCACAACTTCTTCCCCATTGCGGCCATATTTGCCAGCATTTACTCCATGACGGCCATCGCtctggacag ATACATGGCGATCATCCACCCCCTGCAGCAGAGGCTCACCTCCACGGAGACCCGCGTGGTGATCGGCGTGATCTGGATGCTCGCCCTGCTTCTGGCCTTCCCTCAGTACTACTTCTCGTCCACAGCCGTGCTGCCCGGACGCACCGTCTGCTACATAGACTGGCCTGAATACACCACGGTGGACTTCAGGAAgat ATACTAcgtgtgtgtgacagtgctgATCTACTTCCTGCCCCTTTGCATCATGGGATGTGCCTACACCACTGTGGGGTTCACCCTGTGGGCGAGCGAGATTCCTGGAGACTCGTCTGACCACTACAAAGAGCAGCTTATAGCCAAACGCAAg gtggtgaagatgatgatcgTGGTCGTGTGCACCTTcgctggctgctggctgcccTATCATATCTACTTCCTGCTGCACCAGTTCTTCCCCGACGTGTTCGAGCAGCGCTACATCCAGCAGGTCTACCTGACCATCATGTGGCTGGCCATGAGCTCCACCATGTACAACCCCATCATCTACTACTGCCTCAACAGCAG GTTCAGAGCAGGTTTCCAGCAggtgttctgctgctgtgctccCACCGTCGccaaggaggagctggagctcaAATCGCCGCGCTACCTGCACACCCAG GTGAGCATATACCGAGGCAGTCGGATGGAGACGGTCGTTTCCACCGGCGTCCAtcctgcagcagtggagcagaagAGGGTGGAGCTGCCGTCCTGCGGCGCCCTCAGCCAGCCCCGCCTGGAGCTCACGTCCAACGGCTCGGGCTCGCCCATGTTCCCCAAGAGCCCCGACAGCCCCTCAGAGTAG